A single genomic interval of Lacrimispora sphenoides JCM 1415 harbors:
- a CDS encoding ABC transporter ATP-binding protein produces the protein MKQNEMKTGTLLKRFVPYYKKYTKVMIMDLFCASLTTICEMVLPLILRYITNQGLRDMTSLTIRTIIGIGALYFGLRIIDGMASFYMAYTGHVMGAAIETDMRQDAFAHLQKLSDNYFNNTKVGQIMSRITSDLFDVTEFAHHCPEEFFIAFLKTVVSFIILAGINLPLTLIIFLLIPVMAVSCTYFNLQVRKAFKHQRNHIGELNARIEDSLLGNRVVRAFANEKIEIEKFNRDNLEFLEIKRKTYKYMAAFQNTIRMFDGLMYVVVIVAGGIFMIKGLIEPGDLVAYTLYVTTLLATIRRIIEFAEQFQRGITGVERFMELMDASVDIFDEEGAVPLHDVKGNITFHQVSFEYPDDHNPVLSSINLDIKKGEKVALVGPSGGGKTTLCNLIPRFYDPTEGEILIDGQDIRNVTLESLRSTVGVVQQDVYLFSGTVFENIEYGHPGASKEEVIQAAKLAGAHEFITGLKDGYSTYVGERGVKLSGGQKQRISIARVFLKNPQVLILDEATSALDNESEHLVSQSLERLAVGRTTLTIAHRLTTIQNADRILVLSDSNIVEEGNHEELLLKRGMYYQLYTSAGEEEQAALTR, from the coding sequence ATGAAACAAAATGAGATGAAAACGGGCACATTGTTAAAACGCTTTGTGCCCTACTATAAAAAATATACCAAAGTTATGATCATGGATTTATTCTGTGCATCGCTTACCACCATCTGTGAAATGGTATTGCCTTTGATCTTACGTTATATTACCAATCAGGGATTAAGAGATATGACATCCCTTACGATTCGTACGATCATCGGGATCGGCGCCCTTTATTTTGGCCTCAGAATTATAGACGGAATGGCCAGCTTCTATATGGCTTACACGGGCCATGTCATGGGAGCAGCGATTGAGACCGACATGAGACAGGATGCATTTGCACATTTGCAGAAGCTGTCGGATAATTACTTTAACAATACAAAGGTTGGACAGATCATGTCCCGGATCACCAGCGACTTATTTGACGTGACGGAGTTTGCCCACCACTGTCCGGAGGAATTTTTCATTGCCTTCTTAAAGACGGTGGTATCCTTTATTATTCTTGCGGGGATCAATCTCCCCCTTACGCTTATCATTTTCCTCCTGATTCCGGTTATGGCGGTATCCTGTACCTACTTTAACTTACAGGTGAGAAAGGCGTTTAAACATCAAAGAAACCACATCGGGGAGCTGAATGCCAGGATTGAGGACAGCCTTCTTGGAAACCGGGTAGTCCGGGCATTTGCCAACGAAAAAATCGAGATTGAAAAATTTAACCGGGATAATCTGGAATTCCTGGAGATTAAACGGAAAACCTATAAGTACATGGCTGCTTTCCAGAATACCATCCGGATGTTTGACGGTCTGATGTATGTGGTGGTCATCGTCGCAGGCGGCATATTCATGATTAAGGGACTGATCGAGCCCGGAGATCTGGTTGCTTATACCCTGTATGTAACCACACTCCTTGCTACAATCCGCAGGATCATCGAATTTGCGGAACAGTTTCAGAGAGGAATAACCGGAGTCGAACGTTTTATGGAGTTAATGGATGCCAGTGTGGACATCTTTGATGAAGAAGGAGCAGTGCCTCTTCATGATGTAAAAGGTAATATTACCTTTCATCAGGTATCCTTTGAATATCCGGATGACCATAATCCGGTGCTGAGCAGCATAAACCTTGATATCAAAAAGGGAGAAAAGGTAGCTCTTGTCGGCCCATCCGGAGGCGGTAAGACAACGTTGTGCAATCTGATCCCCCGCTTCTATGATCCGACGGAGGGTGAGATCCTCATTGACGGCCAGGATATCAGGAATGTGACCTTAGAGAGCTTAAGAAGCACCGTAGGTGTGGTACAGCAGGATGTGTATCTGTTTTCGGGAACGGTTTTTGAAAATATTGAATACGGACACCCCGGAGCTTCCAAGGAAGAAGTGATCCAGGCTGCAAAGCTGGCAGGAGCTCACGAATTCATAACAGGATTAAAGGACGGCTACAGTACTTACGTGGGAGAGCGGGGGGTAAAGCTTTCAGGAGGACAAAAGCAGCGTATCAGCATTGCCAGAGTATTTCTTAAAAATCCTCAGGTGCTGATTCTTGATGAAGCCACCTCTGCTCTTGATAACGAGAGCGAGCATCTGGTATCCCAGTCTCTGGAACGTCTGGCAGTAGGCCGCACTACACTGACCATTGCCCACCGCCTTACCACGATCCAGAATGCAGACCGGATACTGGTGCTTTCCGACAGCAATATTGTGGAAGAGGGAAATCATGAGGAGCTGCTTTTAAAGCGGGGAATGTATTATCAGCTTTATACGTCTGCGGGTGAAGAAGAACAGGCTGCCCTGACAAGGTAG
- a CDS encoding DegV family protein, translating into MKVAIVTDSNSGITQRQGAEAGVYVVPMPFMMAGETFYEDISLTQNDFYEKLEEGVDISTSQPSPADLLDLWNRLLEEYEEVVHIPMSSGLSSACQTALMLADDYEGKVFVINNQRISVSQRQSVMEAKRMADDGMTAAAIKEKLEETKMESTIYITLDTLEYLKKGGRITPAAALLGTFLRIKPVLTIQGEKLDAFAKARTMKQAKTMMITAAKKDMEERFGDPEGIRTAIAIAHTNNEAAAMEFKKELEEIFPKTGEIYVDNLSLSVSCHIGPGALAIACTKRLDV; encoded by the coding sequence ATGAAAGTAGCTATAGTAACAGACAGCAACAGCGGAATTACCCAAAGACAGGGAGCGGAAGCTGGGGTTTACGTAGTACCCATGCCGTTTATGATGGCAGGGGAAACGTTCTATGAGGATATCAGCCTGACACAGAATGATTTCTATGAAAAGCTGGAGGAAGGGGTGGACATTTCCACCTCTCAGCCATCTCCGGCCGATCTTCTGGATCTGTGGAACAGACTGTTAGAAGAATATGAGGAAGTAGTACACATTCCCATGTCAAGCGGATTGAGCAGTGCCTGTCAGACTGCTCTAATGCTTGCTGATGATTACGAGGGAAAGGTGTTTGTCATCAATAACCAGAGGATCTCTGTCTCTCAAAGGCAGTCGGTTATGGAAGCTAAGAGAATGGCAGATGATGGAATGACTGCAGCTGCCATTAAGGAAAAGCTGGAAGAGACGAAAATGGAATCTACCATTTATATTACCCTGGATACGCTGGAATATTTAAAAAAGGGTGGAAGGATCACTCCGGCAGCTGCTCTTTTGGGGACATTTTTAAGGATTAAACCGGTTCTTACCATTCAGGGAGAGAAGTTGGACGCCTTTGCCAAGGCAAGAACCATGAAGCAGGCCAAAACCATGATGATTACAGCCGCGAAAAAGGATATGGAGGAGCGGTTTGGAGATCCGGAAGGAATCCGTACCGCTATTGCCATTGCCCATACCAATAATGAAGCGGCTGCCATGGAATTTAAGAAGGAGCTGGAGGAGATTTTTCCAAAGACGGGAGAAATCTACGTGGACAATCTTTCTTTAAGCGTATCCTGCCACATTGGGCCTGGAGCACTGGCCATTGCATGTACGAAAAGGCTGGATGTATGA
- a CDS encoding sensor histidine kinase: protein MFQVKFFNQKHAISLRVTLIIALLVVGIIPVFIQNSVMLGTYRQNLIESRMQDIQNQCWILSNKMTRIGYLTMEPRDPLLDNEMSVKADMFNGRIVVVNRNFRIISDTFSLSVGKLNISEEVLRCFDGENSSKYNTDKHYSALTIPIYSNSQEKEIAGVMIVTASTEDLLNRVSVVSEKGAFLQLMIFSVLAIIVVLLANLLMKPFRELQRTLNRAAEGDMDENISPYAYKETIKITETINLTLKKLKAVDQSREEFVSNVSHELKTPITSIRVLADSLMGMEDVPADLYREFLSDISDEIERENKIIDDLLSLVRMDKTAGGNLNIAQVNINGLMELILKRLRPIAGKRNVELTFESIREVTADVDEMKLSLALSNLVENAIKYNVEGGWVRVTLDADHKFFYVKVADSGIGISEEFQEHVFERFYRVDKARSRETGGTGLGLSITKKIVLMHQGALKLQSKEGDGATFTVRIPLTYIS, encoded by the coding sequence ATGTTCCAGGTAAAGTTTTTTAATCAGAAACATGCCATAAGCCTGCGGGTCACCTTAATCATAGCCCTTCTGGTGGTTGGAATCATACCGGTATTTATTCAGAATTCAGTCATGCTGGGTACTTACCGGCAGAACCTCATTGAGTCCAGAATGCAGGACATCCAAAACCAGTGTTGGATTTTAAGCAATAAAATGACAAGGATCGGGTACCTGACCATGGAGCCAAGGGACCCTCTTTTGGATAATGAAATGTCCGTAAAGGCAGATATGTTCAATGGGCGTATCGTGGTGGTAAACCGGAATTTCAGGATCATCAGCGATACTTTTTCCCTTTCTGTGGGAAAGCTCAATATATCTGAGGAGGTCCTCCGCTGCTTTGACGGAGAAAACAGCAGCAAATATAATACGGATAAACATTATTCGGCGTTAACGATTCCTATTTATTCCAACAGCCAGGAAAAGGAAATTGCCGGGGTTATGATTGTGACGGCATCCACGGAGGATTTACTGAACCGGGTCTCTGTGGTATCGGAAAAGGGAGCATTTCTTCAGCTTATGATCTTTTCCGTTCTGGCCATCATTGTGGTCTTACTTGCTAATCTCTTGATGAAGCCCTTCCGGGAGCTGCAGCGGACGTTAAACAGAGCAGCAGAAGGGGATATGGACGAGAACATCAGCCCCTATGCCTATAAGGAAACTATAAAGATTACGGAAACCATTAACCTGACGTTAAAGAAGTTAAAGGCAGTGGACCAGTCCAGGGAAGAATTCGTCTCGAATGTTTCCCATGAACTGAAGACCCCGATCACATCCATCCGGGTGCTGGCTGATTCCCTGATGGGAATGGAAGATGTTCCGGCGGATCTTTACCGGGAATTTTTAAGTGATATATCCGATGAAATCGAGCGGGAAAACAAGATCATTGATGACCTGCTTTCTTTGGTCCGCATGGACAAGACTGCTGGGGGAAATTTAAACATTGCCCAGGTGAATATCAACGGACTGATGGAGCTGATCTTAAAAAGGCTGCGCCCCATCGCCGGGAAACGAAATGTGGAGCTTACCTTTGAAAGCATCCGGGAGGTCACTGCCGATGTGGATGAGATGAAGCTGTCCCTGGCTTTAAGCAATCTGGTGGAGAATGCCATCAAATACAATGTGGAAGGCGGCTGGGTACGGGTGACCCTTGACGCGGACCATAAGTTTTTTTACGTAAAGGTGGCTGATTCCGGAATTGGCATCTCGGAAGAGTTCCAGGAGCATGTGTTTGAGCGGTTCTACCGGGTGGATAAGGCCAGATCCAGAGAAACAGGAGGCACAGGCCTTGGTCTTTCCATTACAAAAAAGATCGTGCTGATGCACCAGGGAGCCTTAAAGCTTCAGAGTAAAGAGGGCGACGGAGCCACATTTACCGTACGGATTCCGCTCACGTATATTTCTTAG
- a CDS encoding GerMN domain-containing protein, with protein sequence MKLKLLRRGLLFLVCFLCLTGCGKREGKGAETIGDVYKIYYLNSAMTKLEPQDYHMAQKPEGDIEDATDWRIRNLMEQLRTVPKDLDRQAAVPDKVGFERYKLEDTVLYLYFDNNYAMMNGTREILCRASLVRTLTQVKGVDYVAVYTAEQPLMDSSGSPVGPMANSDFIDNISNVNSYEKTELPLYFSDDTGEKLVKETREVVHNVNTSLEKLVIEQLIAGPGRPGMNPTLPKDTKLLNVSVNENICYINFDSVFLNNNLEVKEYIPIYSIVNSLAAASSINKVQITVNGSQEVMFRDSISLNQLFERNLDYNAENEEVSSDIGGTEQ encoded by the coding sequence ATGAAACTGAAACTGCTAAGGAGGGGGCTCCTTTTCCTGGTGTGCTTTCTATGTCTGACCGGCTGTGGAAAAAGAGAAGGAAAGGGAGCGGAAACCATTGGAGATGTGTATAAGATTTATTATTTAAACTCTGCCATGACAAAGTTGGAGCCTCAGGATTATCACATGGCTCAGAAACCGGAAGGGGACATAGAAGATGCGACGGACTGGAGGATCAGAAATCTGATGGAACAGCTACGCACTGTACCTAAGGATTTAGACCGGCAGGCAGCAGTTCCGGATAAGGTCGGCTTTGAGCGTTACAAGCTGGAGGACACGGTCCTTTATCTGTATTTCGATAACAATTATGCCATGATGAATGGAACCAGGGAGATTCTATGCAGGGCATCCCTGGTAAGAACACTGACTCAGGTAAAAGGAGTGGACTATGTTGCCGTGTATACTGCGGAACAGCCTTTAATGGACAGTTCCGGAAGTCCGGTAGGGCCTATGGCTAATTCTGATTTTATTGACAATATCAGCAATGTCAACTCCTATGAGAAGACAGAGTTGCCCTTGTATTTCTCTGATGATACCGGTGAGAAGCTGGTGAAAGAGACAAGAGAAGTGGTGCATAACGTAAACACTTCCTTAGAAAAGCTGGTCATTGAACAGCTGATTGCCGGTCCGGGAAGGCCGGGGATGAATCCGACTCTGCCAAAGGATACAAAGCTTCTTAATGTGTCGGTCAATGAAAACATCTGTTATATTAATTTTGATTCCGTATTTCTTAATAACAACCTGGAGGTAAAGGAATATATCCCGATTTATTCTATCGTGAACTCCCTGGCTGCGGCCTCCTCCATCAATAAGGTGCAGATTACGGTAAACGGTTCCCAGGAAGTCATGTTCCGGGATTCCATTTCCTTAAACCAGCTTTTTGAACGCAATCTGGATTACAATGCGGAAAATGAAGAAGTATCTAGTGATATAGGAGGAACAGAACAATAA
- a CDS encoding ComEC/Rec2 family competence protein, with protein sequence MLVLTSWLFIPAFLAAGIVLYGYWRGRNRLWVLLPLLFLYLGAAWAGYDCKRWEERERTIEELSGGYVEAEGRVSSFEEKNGSLQIVLKKIKVWKQETSYSVPSLMVSVKLFGEPGTDTPLYPPGTGDNKDISLRLGQLIKVKGEVQPFQSPRNPGEFDSKEYYEGLGIDGRFLGKELEILDPGEDPLLDGIRRAREWGRALLYKYTSKEDAGVLTAAVLGDTGGLPEDIKSLYQKNGISHLLAISGMHMSFLGLSFYRILRKTGLGLGSAGLAGAVLVVLYGILTGSGPSVMRAVIMMSVAFLASYLGRTYDLLSSASLSLLLLGLKSPLLLANGGVQLSFGAVYAIGGASPIIEKWLGRKRFLSSAISTGVAVQMVTMPITLYHFYQIPFYGLFLNLLLIPLMDWVVCSGIGIIFLGSFSPLLGIGAAGTGHYILAFYEWICGSMKGLPGYSLTFGRPEAGRLAAYGLILVAGLSCLKVWEEYEAKRTGEKKEEKKEEKKEEKRKGSFFGLKVLFLAGMYCFCILFFKPGPVPGLEAVFLDVGQGDGILLRAGRSAVLVDGGSSSKKSLGKYSLEPCLKSMGIPVIHYAFISHGDQDHLSGVAYLLENSEDIRIENLMLPYHGREDEAIKKLEELAMRRGTNVMYVAGGDGVQIEDLCITCLYPGKEDIPETTNEESEVLKMDYGSCRMLFTGDMEERGEEKLLERPGERQMLAKVNVLKVAHHGSKYSSGEAFLDAIKPRWAVVSYGVGNSYGHPHQEVLDRLKERGTEVFKTGEGGAIMMWTDGEKIRFESFVDGE encoded by the coding sequence TTGCTGGTTTTGACATCCTGGCTTTTTATTCCGGCTTTTTTAGCTGCCGGAATTGTTCTTTATGGTTATTGGAGAGGCAGAAACCGGCTTTGGGTTCTTTTGCCTCTTCTTTTTTTATACCTGGGTGCGGCCTGGGCCGGATATGATTGCAAAAGATGGGAGGAAAGGGAAAGAACCATTGAGGAGCTTTCCGGTGGTTATGTGGAAGCAGAGGGAAGAGTTTCTTCTTTTGAAGAAAAGAATGGATCTCTTCAGATTGTTTTAAAGAAAATTAAGGTATGGAAGCAGGAAACCAGCTATTCTGTTCCAAGTCTGATGGTGTCTGTGAAGCTTTTTGGAGAGCCGGGCACAGACACGCCGTTATATCCCCCAGGAACTGGCGATAATAAAGATATAAGTCTGCGGCTGGGACAGCTTATCAAAGTAAAAGGAGAGGTACAGCCTTTTCAGTCACCAAGGAACCCAGGGGAGTTTGACAGCAAGGAATATTATGAGGGTCTGGGGATTGACGGAAGGTTTCTTGGGAAGGAACTGGAGATTCTGGATCCAGGAGAAGACCCTCTCTTAGATGGAATACGCCGGGCCAGGGAATGGGGACGCGCCCTCCTTTATAAGTATACCTCCAAAGAAGATGCCGGCGTATTAACAGCGGCGGTTTTAGGGGACACGGGCGGACTTCCGGAAGATATTAAATCTCTATATCAGAAGAACGGAATTTCCCATCTTCTTGCAATCAGCGGCATGCACATGTCCTTCCTTGGTCTTTCTTTTTACCGGATTTTAAGGAAAACCGGTCTGGGCCTTGGAAGCGCAGGTCTGGCAGGAGCTGTCCTGGTTGTCTTGTACGGGATTTTAACAGGCAGCGGTCCTTCGGTGATGAGGGCAGTGATTATGATGTCTGTCGCATTTCTGGCCTCCTATCTTGGAAGGACTTATGACCTTTTATCCTCCGCTTCCCTGTCGCTGCTGCTTCTGGGACTTAAGTCACCTCTCCTCCTTGCCAATGGAGGTGTTCAGCTGTCCTTTGGAGCGGTTTATGCCATCGGAGGAGCAAGCCCCATCATTGAAAAATGGCTTGGAAGGAAACGGTTCCTGTCAAGTGCAATTTCTACGGGAGTAGCGGTACAAATGGTCACCATGCCAATTACATTATATCATTTTTATCAGATTCCTTTCTATGGACTGTTTTTAAATCTTCTGCTTATTCCATTAATGGATTGGGTGGTTTGTTCCGGAATCGGCATTATCTTTCTTGGAAGCTTCAGCCCCCTTCTTGGGATCGGCGCGGCGGGAACAGGACATTATATTCTTGCCTTTTATGAATGGATCTGCGGGAGCATGAAAGGACTTCCTGGGTACAGCCTGACCTTTGGCAGACCGGAGGCTGGACGGCTGGCGGCTTACGGACTTATTCTGGTCGCAGGGCTTTCCTGCCTGAAAGTCTGGGAGGAGTATGAGGCTAAAAGAACCGGTGAGAAAAAAGAAGAGAAAAAGGAAGAGAAAAAGGAAGAGAAAAGGAAAGGTAGTTTCTTTGGATTAAAAGTTCTTTTCCTTGCAGGTATGTATTGCTTTTGCATTCTGTTTTTTAAGCCTGGTCCTGTGCCTGGTCTTGAAGCAGTGTTTCTTGATGTGGGACAAGGGGATGGCATCCTGCTGCGGGCAGGAAGGTCTGCGGTTTTAGTGGATGGAGGAAGCTCTTCTAAAAAATCTCTGGGCAAATATTCCCTGGAGCCTTGTTTAAAAAGTATGGGAATACCTGTGATTCATTATGCATTTATCAGCCATGGGGATCAGGATCATTTAAGCGGTGTCGCCTATCTTTTGGAAAACAGTGAAGATATAAGAATTGAAAATCTCATGCTTCCCTATCATGGAAGAGAGGATGAGGCAATAAAGAAGCTGGAAGAACTTGCAATGCGGCGGGGGACCAACGTGATGTATGTGGCAGGAGGAGATGGGGTTCAGATAGAAGACCTTTGCATTACCTGCCTGTATCCGGGAAAAGAAGACATACCGGAAACCACCAATGAGGAGTCAGAAGTATTAAAAATGGACTATGGAAGCTGCCGCATGCTGTTTACAGGAGACATGGAGGAAAGAGGAGAAGAAAAGCTTCTTGAAAGGCCTGGGGAAAGGCAGATGCTGGCAAAAGTGAATGTGTTAAAGGTGGCTCATCATGGTTCGAAATATTCTTCCGGGGAGGCATTCCTTGACGCGATAAAGCCCCGGTGGGCTGTGGTGTCTTATGGGGTGGGTAATTCTTATGGACACCCTCATCAGGAGGTTTTAGACCGCTTAAAAGAGAGAGGAACTGAGGTTTTCAAAACAGGAGAAGGAGGGGCCATAATGATGTGGACCGATGGGGAGAAGATCCGTTTTGAAAGTTTCGTTGACGGAGAGTAG
- the holA gene encoding DNA polymerase III subunit delta, producing the protein MQTLTQDIKNHSFKPVYLLYGEEAFLRNSYKNQMKAAITAGDTMNFNQFEGKGIDVREVISLADTMPFFAEKRLILVENSGFFKSASDEIVSYLSQMPDTTCLIFVESEIDKRSKLFKKVKELGYAAEMERQDTAQLARWAGTLLSREGKKITGRTMELFLHMAGDDMENIRMELEKLISYTLGREVITDEDVEIICTVRTTNKIFEMVAAIVNRETKKAMDLYEDLLTLKEPPMRILFLIARQFNQILQAKELMGKGMDKGGIASKLKIPPFAAGKIMPQARTFSKDQILSYVNLCVETEEAVKTGRLNDRMAVELLLTQKY; encoded by the coding sequence ATGCAGACGCTGACTCAGGATATAAAAAATCACAGCTTCAAGCCGGTCTATCTTCTATATGGAGAAGAAGCCTTTTTGAGGAACAGCTATAAAAATCAAATGAAGGCAGCCATTACGGCAGGCGATACCATGAACTTTAATCAGTTTGAGGGAAAAGGGATTGATGTGCGGGAAGTCATCAGCCTTGCAGATACCATGCCTTTTTTCGCAGAAAAACGTCTGATCCTGGTAGAGAACAGCGGGTTTTTTAAATCGGCTTCCGATGAAATCGTATCTTATCTGTCCCAGATGCCGGATACCACCTGCCTGATCTTTGTGGAATCAGAGATAGATAAGCGAAGCAAACTGTTTAAAAAAGTAAAGGAACTGGGATATGCGGCTGAAATGGAACGTCAGGATACGGCCCAGCTTGCCAGATGGGCGGGGACTCTGCTTTCCAGGGAAGGAAAGAAGATCACGGGACGTACCATGGAATTGTTTCTTCACATGGCCGGAGATGATATGGAAAATATCCGTATGGAACTGGAGAAGCTCATAAGCTATACTCTGGGAAGAGAGGTTATAACGGATGAGGATGTGGAAATCATCTGCACAGTCCGGACAACCAATAAAATTTTTGAAATGGTGGCGGCGATTGTGAACAGGGAAACAAAAAAGGCCATGGACCTTTATGAGGACCTGCTCACCTTAAAGGAACCACCCATGAGGATCCTGTTTCTGATTGCCAGACAGTTTAATCAGATTCTGCAGGCAAAGGAGCTGATGGGGAAGGGAATGGATAAGGGCGGCATTGCTTCAAAGCTTAAGATCCCTCCTTTTGCAGCAGGAAAGATCATGCCACAGGCAAGGACTTTTTCCAAAGATCAGATTTTGTCTTATGTAAACTTGTGTGTGGAAACAGAAGAAGCAGTTAAGACCGGGAGGTTAAATGACCGAATGGCGGTGGAATTGCTGCTGACACAAAAATATTAG
- a CDS encoding AI-2E family transporter, translated as MEELLKKKQIRVFLSRLLLAMLVIIFYKIVMNVSDVMVWLKSSTKVLIPFFYGFVIAYLLNIPCSALERRLNRLKSSPFQKRSRGISVFIIYALFISVVVLVINKGIPLLQRSILDFITNFNTYYSNAITAIEQLPLEKFGLSDKLGEILPPQTAWKNVLEGIGLKEVMGSLNAVLGVTSHIFSGFITIVSSVYFLLETHNVKFQMKRLMDLFLQEKTRNAALRYGTIINDSFKKFIVCQLLDSLILCTITTIEFTILGSRYSLALGVMLGICNIIPYFGSIFGSIGVVIIIACTSGINTGAIAGLVLLVTQQIDGNVIQPKLMGTSFSLSPALIVIGITVGGAIAGIWGMVLAVPVVHILKIIAGDVIAAREKKVREAYAEPVPVNADPFPDDVSSGHKK; from the coding sequence ATGGAAGAATTGTTGAAAAAAAAGCAGATAAGGGTATTTTTATCAAGGCTGCTGCTTGCTATGCTGGTTATTATATTTTATAAAATTGTTATGAATGTTTCAGATGTGATGGTTTGGCTTAAATCATCTACAAAAGTACTTATTCCCTTCTTTTATGGATTTGTCATAGCATATCTGCTGAATATCCCATGTTCTGCGCTTGAACGACGCTTAAACAGGCTTAAATCCAGTCCGTTTCAAAAGAGGTCCAGGGGGATCAGTGTTTTTATTATTTATGCTTTATTTATCTCTGTTGTTGTTCTGGTTATTAACAAGGGAATTCCCCTGCTTCAGAGAAGCATTTTGGATTTTATAACAAATTTCAATACTTATTATAGTAACGCCATAACGGCTATTGAACAACTGCCGTTAGAAAAGTTTGGCTTATCGGATAAGCTGGGAGAGATTTTGCCGCCCCAGACTGCCTGGAAAAATGTGTTGGAAGGAATTGGCCTGAAAGAAGTAATGGGCTCACTAAATGCTGTCTTGGGAGTTACTTCCCATATTTTTAGCGGATTTATTACAATTGTATCTTCCGTGTATTTCCTTCTGGAAACTCATAATGTTAAATTTCAGATGAAGCGGCTCATGGATTTGTTTCTTCAAGAAAAAACCAGAAATGCAGCTTTAAGGTACGGAACCATTATCAATGACAGTTTTAAAAAGTTTATTGTCTGCCAGCTTTTAGATTCCCTGATTTTATGTACGATTACCACCATTGAATTTACCATACTTGGTTCCAGGTATTCGCTGGCGCTTGGGGTCATGCTGGGGATCTGCAATATTATCCCTTACTTTGGCTCAATTTTTGGCTCCATAGGCGTTGTGATTATTATTGCGTGTACGAGCGGAATCAATACAGGGGCGATTGCCGGTCTGGTTTTACTTGTTACTCAGCAGATTGATGGAAATGTGATACAGCCAAAGCTTATGGGAACCTCATTTTCCTTAAGCCCGGCTTTGATTGTTATAGGAATCACTGTGGGTGGTGCAATTGCAGGGATATGGGGGATGGTTCTGGCAGTACCCGTGGTTCATATATTAAAGATTATTGCCGGGGATGTCATTGCAGCCAGGGAGAAAAAGGTTCGGGAAGCTTATGCAGAGCCGGTCCCAGTCAATGCGGACCCTTTCCCGGATGATGTCTCTTCCGGCCATAAGAAGTAG
- a CDS encoding DUF6774 domain-containing protein, with protein MQPCELVILISTMACRIAEGRSADEIALISSIFSQLGDTLSTISAYQDLCCNNDEEKNTS; from the coding sequence ATGCAACCCTGTGAACTTGTAATTCTTATATCTACCATGGCCTGCCGTATCGCCGAGGGACGGTCTGCTGATGAAATCGCTTTGATAAGTTCCATATTTTCACAGCTTGGTGATACACTGAGTACCATTTCAGCCTATCAGGATCTCTGTTGTAATAACGATGAAGAAAAAAACACCAGCTGA
- a CDS encoding ImmA/IrrE family metallo-endopeptidase, translating into MNKRQLIEVIYLNYESLLEEADSHGIIIKERPLIANDGRIKGTQILIRQDMTDCQKACVLAEELGHYHTTTGDILDQSDVSNQKQERTARLWAYNKMITLDKLVAAKEAGCRNGYEIAEHLDVTEEFLLDAIHCYQTIYGKGLQKDNYLILFEPFNIYKIV; encoded by the coding sequence ATGAATAAAAGACAACTCATTGAGGTGATTTATTTGAACTATGAATCTTTATTAGAAGAAGCGGATTCCCATGGAATCATCATAAAGGAACGGCCGCTGATAGCCAATGACGGCAGGATTAAAGGCACCCAGATATTGATCCGCCAGGATATGACAGATTGTCAGAAGGCTTGCGTTCTGGCGGAAGAGCTGGGACATTACCATACCACCACCGGCGATATTCTGGACCAGTCCGATGTGTCCAACCAGAAGCAGGAGCGTACTGCAAGGCTTTGGGCTTACAATAAAATGATAACCCTTGATAAGCTGGTGGCGGCAAAAGAAGCCGGATGCCGGAATGGGTACGAAATTGCGGAACATCTGGATGTAACGGAAGAGTTTTTGCTTGATGCCATTCACTGCTATCAGACAATATACGGAAAAGGACTGCAAAAAGATAATTATCTGATACTATTTGAACCTTTTAACATCTATAAAATAGTGTAA